From Drosophila yakuba strain Tai18E2 chromosome 2L, Prin_Dyak_Tai18E2_2.1, whole genome shotgun sequence, one genomic window encodes:
- the LOC26535442 gene encoding mediator of RNA polymerase II transcription subunit 22, which translates to MTENSSVPKKKDGALLNSFKTQLRDNVQIILLNFEELLRMVSARTQGQIADGTQQEMHALEMQVRSGNLLRAGEALLKLVTDIKEYHIIYDFSSIQEEMNRQSKLLHDKQEEYDAKISEIVKDLADELTELEEEYYENSSGYY; encoded by the coding sequence ATGACTGAGAACTCAAGTGTACCAAAAAAGAAGGACGGTGCCCTGCTAAACTCCTTCAAAACGCAGCTAAGGGATAACGTTCAAATCATATTGCTTAACTTTGAGGAACTGCTTAGAATGGTGTCTGCTAGGACACAAGGCCAAATCGCTGATGGCACCCAACAAGAAATGCATGCTCTTGAAATGCAGGTGCGATCCGGCAATTTGCTTCGCGCAGGAGAAGCTCTACTAAAGCTAGTTACTGACATCAAGGAGTACCATATTATCTACGATTTCTCGTCCATCCAAGAGGAAATGAATAGACAATCGAAACTGCTTCATGACAAGCAAGAGGAGTATGACGCAAAAATATCCGAAATTGTTAAGGATTTGGCCGACGAGCTGACCGAATTGGAGGAGGAGTACTACGAGAACAGCAGTGGATATTACTAG